The Vibrio syngnathi DNA window ATGCGCTCGCGAACAAGGAATACTTCTGGGCTGCGTTCCATAGAAGGTGACTGCCATTCACGGTTTAGGTTAACGCCAATACCGTTAGTGCGTAGGTGACCACGGATACTGCCGTCTGGGTTCATGTTAGGTACAACGCGGAATACAACGCTGTCTAGAAGTGAACGACCAACTGTGTCTGTTTCATCAAGCAAGCGTTGCAGCAGACCTTCGATCAGCCATTCAGCCATGGTCTCGCCCGGATGTTGGCGACCAATAACCCAGATGTTTTTCTTCTCTGCACTAGGCTCACCGATGGTTAGCAAAGTGATGTCGTTGTTATCTAACGTATGGCCCAGAGTTTCTAGCTTACAAGCAGGGTGCGTTTGAGCACTGTGCAGAAGATCTTGGTGACGATCGTATGAATACGGCGCGAAGTACGCGAAGTACATTGAATCGTGTTCAGGAATGATATCAAAGCTTAAAGTGTCGCCATCGAATTGAGATGGAATGCGGAACCACTCTTCACGGTCATACGATGCAACCACATCATAATCTTTCCAGCCTTCAGGGTAGGCAGATGTTGCCAATTGGCCGATTTCAAAGTGGTGAGCTTGTTGAGCTTCACTTTCTAAGCGGAAATGAAACCATTGTGCAATTTCAGTTTGATTATCCGCTGGAATAGTTAGTTGAATGTTTTGTGGTGAATCTGCTGAAACGACGTGAATGTTGCCGCTTTCGAAGTTGCTGAAAATTTTCATTGTAGTTTTTATCTCGTAGTTGAGTTGCCGTAAGATTAGCACACTTTTTTTCGAGCAAACCACTAACTAAATCGTAATGAGATGTTATTTCAGCTATCTGTTTTTTAGCTGCCTACTTTTAAATCGACAGCTGTTTAACGGTTAACTTTGAGCTATCGACGCTGGCAAGTCGTGCAACCACGACAGGCTGATCGTGTGTAGCGATCCAGCTTACTGCGTTGCACCTTACAATAGGCATTTTTCAGCGCTCTTCTTCCAGAAAACCAATCATCCGGCTTTGACAGGATCAGATAACCATTGAAGCGCTTTACAAGCTCTATTCTATTTTGCTCGATGAACTTGCTATCAAATCCAATTTCAAAGTAATCAAGCGCTTGTTCAATCGAAGTAAAACTCGCTATTTTT harbors:
- a CDS encoding nitrogenase-stabilizing/protective protein NifW, which translates into the protein MNQSEFQQKIASFTSIEQALDYFEIGFDSKFIEQNRIELVKRFNGYLILSKPDDWFSGRRALKNAYCKVQRSKLDRYTRSACRGCTTCQRR
- a CDS encoding M14 family metallopeptidase, which produces MKIFSNFESGNIHVVSADSPQNIQLTIPADNQTEIAQWFHFRLESEAQQAHHFEIGQLATSAYPEGWKDYDVVASYDREEWFRIPSQFDGDTLSFDIIPEHDSMYFAYFAPYSYDRHQDLLHSAQTHPACKLETLGHTLDNNDITLLTIGEPSAEKKNIWVIGRQHPGETMAEWLIEGLLQRLLDETDTVGRSLLDSVVFRVVPNMNPDGSIRGHLRTNGIGVNLNREWQSPSMERSPEVFLVRERMLETGVDLCLDIHGDEAIPYNFVAGSEGTPSYNERIAKLENHFKQALLTITPEFQDEFGYDKDEPGKANMTVGTNWIGEQFKCLAYTVEMPFKDHISHADELYGWSPERSVAFGHDMLAAVWATVDEL